One Streptomyces sp. CNQ-509 DNA window includes the following coding sequences:
- a CDS encoding PEP/pyruvate-binding domain-containing protein, whose protein sequence is MATEAERTADADPAARAADADQAARAARTERAAGGAWPAVLPLHARPARDPGSAGAKAANLARAAAAGLPVLPGFVLTDPALAPGAPAGPGALYAAWRDLSEGGRRPLIVRSSSAYEDAADSSMAGWYETVPDVRGWDDFAAAVRRVLDSAARGLVGPAAAPREAPLRAGAPGRMAVLVQPMLRAAAGGVMFGADPVAGRHDRLLVSAVDGGPGTLVDGTAQGVRYQLTRCGRRIAAVPAEPPGARLLGRGRLARLASLARRAERVFGEPQDVEFGFDADGRLWLFQSRPITAMPPRPPRTARLLGPGPVAETFPAVLQPLEEDLWVAPMSHGLTVALDIAGTAPRRHLRALPAVTTVDGRAAADLRLLGAVKSAHPVRDFMNPLRGARLLGAAWRTGRLRTALPVLARDLMAEVDEQLAGLPEPAAMAGGRLLDAAGWGRTVLSALHAQESLAGALPGAGTGATAAGEALAVLAEVPRQDAAHDDAELIARHPVLLALLPPALGAAPPLPVRTRWSGVPRGVGALPVREGLRLRIRWVQEMQSRVVAELAERLAAAGALDGAARVALLRWPELVALADGRGLPRDFAERLPRPERLGLPAAFRLAGGRPVAEPQDPAGAGPAAGGGQGAGGGSGAGVAWDGAGERPERAVLVVPVLDPGLAPQLAGLAGLVAETGSALSHLAVLAREFGVPTAVGVPGAVERFPPGTALAVDGTTGAVTAAGGEARTGGDAAHGDSPGAAA, encoded by the coding sequence ATGGCGACCGAAGCGGAGCGGACGGCGGACGCGGATCCCGCGGCACGCGCGGCGGATGCGGACCAGGCGGCGCGCGCCGCGCGTACGGAACGGGCCGCGGGCGGGGCGTGGCCGGCGGTGCTCCCGCTGCACGCACGACCCGCCCGGGATCCCGGCAGCGCCGGGGCCAAGGCCGCCAACCTGGCCCGCGCCGCCGCCGCGGGGCTGCCCGTCCTCCCGGGCTTCGTGCTCACCGACCCCGCCCTCGCCCCCGGCGCCCCCGCGGGACCCGGCGCGCTGTACGCCGCCTGGCGGGATCTCAGCGAGGGCGGGCGGCGGCCGCTGATCGTACGGTCCTCCTCCGCGTACGAGGACGCCGCGGACTCCTCGATGGCCGGCTGGTACGAGACCGTGCCGGACGTCCGCGGCTGGGACGACTTCGCCGCCGCCGTCCGCCGCGTGCTCGACTCCGCCGCCCGCGGGCTCGTCGGCCCCGCCGCCGCGCCCCGCGAGGCGCCGCTGCGCGCCGGGGCGCCCGGGCGCATGGCCGTCCTGGTGCAGCCCATGCTGCGGGCCGCGGCCGGCGGCGTGATGTTCGGCGCCGACCCCGTGGCGGGACGCCACGACCGGCTGCTGGTCAGCGCCGTCGACGGCGGCCCCGGCACCCTCGTCGACGGCACCGCGCAGGGCGTCCGCTACCAGCTCACCCGGTGCGGCCGGCGGATCGCCGCCGTCCCCGCGGAGCCGCCGGGCGCGCGCCTCCTCGGCCGCGGGCGTCTCGCCCGGCTGGCGTCGCTGGCCCGGCGCGCGGAGCGGGTCTTCGGCGAGCCGCAGGACGTCGAGTTCGGCTTCGACGCCGACGGGCGGCTGTGGCTCTTCCAGTCCCGGCCGATCACCGCGATGCCGCCGCGCCCGCCGCGTACCGCCCGGCTGCTGGGCCCGGGGCCGGTCGCCGAGACCTTCCCCGCGGTGCTCCAGCCGCTGGAGGAGGACCTGTGGGTCGCGCCCATGTCGCACGGCCTGACGGTCGCCCTCGACATCGCCGGCACCGCGCCCCGGCGGCACCTGCGCGCGCTGCCCGCCGTCACCACCGTCGACGGCCGGGCCGCCGCCGACCTCCGGCTGCTCGGCGCGGTCAAGTCCGCCCATCCGGTACGGGACTTCATGAACCCGCTGCGCGGCGCCCGGCTCCTCGGCGCGGCCTGGCGCACGGGGCGGCTGCGCACCGCGCTGCCCGTGCTCGCGCGCGACCTCATGGCCGAGGTCGACGAGCAGCTCGCCGGGCTGCCCGAGCCGGCCGCGATGGCCGGCGGCCGGCTGCTCGACGCCGCGGGCTGGGGCCGTACCGTGCTCTCCGCGCTGCACGCCCAGGAGTCGCTGGCCGGCGCGCTGCCCGGCGCGGGCACCGGGGCCACCGCGGCGGGGGAGGCGCTGGCCGTGCTGGCGGAGGTGCCGCGGCAGGACGCGGCGCACGACGACGCCGAGCTGATCGCCCGGCACCCGGTGCTGCTGGCGCTGCTGCCGCCGGCGCTCGGCGCGGCGCCGCCGCTGCCCGTGCGCACCCGGTGGAGCGGGGTGCCGCGCGGGGTGGGCGCGTTGCCGGTGCGGGAGGGGCTGCGGCTGCGGATCCGGTGGGTGCAGGAGATGCAGAGCCGGGTCGTCGCGGAGCTGGCGGAGCGGCTGGCGGCGGCGGGTGCGCTGGACGGCGCGGCGCGGGTGGCGCTGCTGCGCTGGCCCGAGCTGGTCGCGCTCGCGGACGGCAGGGGACTGCCGCGGGACTTCGCGGAGCGGCTGCCGCGGCCGGAACGGCTGGGGCTGCCCGCGGCGTTCCGGCTGGCCGGCGGGCGGCCGGTGGCGGAACCGCAGGATCCGGCGGGCGCCGGGCCGGCGGCGGGCGGCGGGCAGGGCGCGGGCGGCGGCAGCGGCGCGGGGGTGGCCTGGGACGGTGCGGGGGAGCGGCCGGAGCGGGCGGTGCTGGTGGTGCCGGTGCTCGACCCGGGGCTCGCACCGCAGCTCGCCGGGCTCGCCGGACTGGTCGCGGAGACCGGCAGCGCGCTGTCGCATCTGGCGGTGCTGGCCCGGGAGTTCGGGGTGCCGACGGCGGTGGGCGTACCGGGGGCGGTGGAGCGCTTCCCGCCGGGTACGGCGCTGGCGGTGGACGGCACGACGGGTGCGGTGACGGCCGCCGGGGGCGAGGCACGTACCGGCGGCGACGCGGCCCACGGGGACAGTCCCGGGGCGGCGGCGTGA
- a CDS encoding endonuclease/exonuclease/phosphatase family protein, protein MLRRRAHAVLPALLLTVAAAAPAAAGPAPAAPPSRDASGAPVGFLTYNICGNSPNTADCSATREVEKRREAVVAHARAEKSDFVFLQEVCSQQFETIGRALKGDGYHGHFVETFRRPGVCDVKEPDGTVTKGVYGIAVYAKGPITPGEAVTIDPDDDYTRQYSGPEAWHAACVEAEIRGRKTRGCSVHLYPQYDGKPPDINARQAANLAAHPWLGAGTPVVLGGDFNPLHRTDTIPDRTTSPRSTDLDPFYRPGLGGSGRLMEVDETDAARFDATCKAAAPRPCACRSGEPTHLRQSAEVKEAKLDYIFVDRDHFGNVRGDALPRDSEISDHYALVGSATVRHGDGEQR, encoded by the coding sequence ATGCTGCGACGCAGGGCCCACGCCGTCTTGCCGGCGCTGCTGCTCACCGTGGCCGCCGCGGCGCCGGCCGCCGCCGGTCCCGCACCGGCGGCGCCTCCGTCCAGGGACGCCTCCGGCGCACCGGTCGGATTCCTCACGTACAACATCTGCGGCAACAGCCCGAACACCGCGGACTGCTCCGCGACCCGCGAGGTGGAGAAGAGACGCGAGGCGGTCGTCGCGCACGCCCGCGCGGAGAAGAGCGACTTCGTCTTCCTCCAGGAGGTCTGCTCGCAGCAGTTCGAGACGATAGGCCGGGCCCTGAAGGGCGACGGCTACCACGGGCACTTCGTCGAGACCTTCCGGCGGCCCGGCGTGTGCGACGTGAAGGAACCGGACGGCACGGTCACCAAGGGCGTGTACGGCATCGCCGTCTACGCCAAGGGGCCGATCACCCCCGGCGAGGCCGTCACGATCGACCCCGACGACGACTACACCCGGCAGTACTCCGGCCCGGAGGCATGGCACGCGGCGTGCGTCGAGGCGGAGATCCGGGGCCGGAAGACCCGCGGCTGCTCGGTCCACCTCTACCCGCAGTACGACGGCAAGCCGCCGGACATCAACGCCAGGCAGGCCGCCAACCTGGCCGCCCACCCGTGGCTCGGCGCCGGCACCCCGGTCGTGCTGGGCGGCGACTTCAACCCGCTGCACCGCACCGACACGATCCCCGACCGCACCACCAGCCCGCGCTCCACCGACCTCGACCCCTTCTACCGGCCCGGGCTGGGCGGCAGCGGCCGGCTCATGGAGGTCGACGAGACCGACGCGGCCCGCTTCGACGCCACCTGCAAGGCCGCTGCGCCGCGGCCCTGCGCCTGCCGGTCGGGAGAGCCCACGCACCTCCGCCAGTCGGCGGAGGTCAAGGAGGCGAAGCTCGACTACATCTTCGTGGACCGGGACCACTTCGGGAACGTCAGGGGCGACGCGCTGCCGCGCGACAGCGAGATCTCCGACCACTACGCGCTCGTGGGCTCCGCCACCGTCAGGCACGGCGACGGCGAACAGCGGTAG
- a CDS encoding secondary thiamine-phosphate synthase enzyme YjbQ: MTDVFTTHALRITTGSGETVHDLTAECDAFLREAADGRDGLLNVFVPHATAGIALIETGAGSDDDLLAALHDLLPADDRWNHRHGSPGHGRDHVLPALVPPHATLPVIGGRLELGTWQSVVLVDTNRDNPQRSVRLSFLG; this comes from the coding sequence ATGACCGACGTCTTCACCACCCACGCGCTGCGGATCACCACGGGGTCCGGCGAGACCGTGCACGACCTCACCGCGGAGTGCGACGCCTTCCTGCGTGAGGCGGCCGACGGCCGCGACGGGCTGCTCAACGTCTTCGTCCCGCACGCCACCGCGGGCATCGCGCTCATCGAGACGGGCGCGGGCAGCGACGACGACCTCCTCGCCGCGCTGCACGACCTGCTGCCCGCCGACGACCGCTGGAACCACCGGCACGGCAGCCCGGGACACGGCCGCGACCACGTGCTGCCCGCGCTGGTGCCGCCGCACGCCACGCTGCCGGTGATCGGCGGCCGGCTGGAGCTGGGCACCTGGCAGTCGGTGGTGCTGGTCGACACCAACCGCGACAACCCGCAGCGCAGCGTGCGGCTGTCCTTCCTCGGCTGA